A stretch of Henckelia pumila isolate YLH828 chromosome 4, ASM3356847v2, whole genome shotgun sequence DNA encodes these proteins:
- the LOC140864653 gene encoding uncharacterized protein: protein MAAATLSLPKLIPTHPITRRLPQIHPKSLPTPTLDTNPQSQNQTHSKDLCLNPEILPHQSFLFQLKSASLPLTALALPFLLEPQDAAAVGGEFGILEGRSFALIHPIVMSGLFLYTLYAGYLGWQWRRVRTIQDEINVLKKQVIKPEDGDQAPPEPSPLEAKIQQLTEERKELIKGSYRDKHFNAGSILLGFGVFEAIFGGVNTWFRTGKLFPGPHLFAGAAITVLWAAAASLVAPMQKGNETARSLHIALNSLNVLLFVSQIPTGIDIVFKVFEFTTWP, encoded by the exons ATGGCGGCAGCTACCCTCAGCCTTCCGAAGCTAATCCCCACCCACCCCATCACCAGAAGGCTACCACAAATCCATCCCAAATCACTGCCTACTCCAACCCTCGACACCAATCCACAATCGCAAAACCAAACCCACTCCAAAGATTTATGCTTGAACCCCGAAATACTCCCCCATCAGTCATTCTTGTTTCAACTCAAATCGGCTTCTCTCCCCCTCACAGCACTCGCATTGCCTTTCCTTTTAGAACCCCAG GATGCGGCTGCTGTTGGAGGGGAATTCGGGATTCTTGAAGGGAGATCGTTTGCTCTGATTCATCCTATCGTGATGAGTGGGCTGTTTCTGTATACTCTGTATGCTGGATATCTCGGGTGGCAATGGAGGAGAGTTCGCACCATTCAAGATGAGATTAATGTGCTGAAGAAGCAAGTGATCAAGCCTGAGGATGGAGACCAAGCACCCCCCGAGCCATCGCCTCTCGAGGCCAAGATCCAGCAACTCACTGAG GAAAGGAAGGAGCTGATTAAAGGGTCATACAGAGACAAACACTTCAATGCTGGCTCCATATTGCTGGGATTTGGAGTGTTTGAAGCAATCTTTGGAGGGGTCAACACCTGGTTCAGGACTGGAAAGCTCTTCCCCGGACCTCATTTATTCGCCGGAGCAG CTATAACGGTTCTATGGGCGGCGGCGGCATCGTTGGTGGCTCCGATGCAGAAAGGGAATGAAACGGCCAGAAGTCTTCACATTGCTTTGAATTCTTTGAATGTACTCCTCTTCGTCTCCCAGATTCCCACTGGAATCGACATCGTCTTCAAAGTTTTCGAATTCACCACTTGGCCCTGA
- the LOC140864652 gene encoding conserved oligomeric Golgi complex subunit 4, whose amino-acid sequence MASTPMSEADADASSGGVATINSLSVEFGTAEALEHVRKLTDVGAMTRLLHQCIAYQRALDLELESLLSQRSDLDLQLSNLHKSTEVLEIVKADSEYMLSNVSFTSALADQVSAKVRQLDLAQSRVQDTLFRIDAIVDRSNCLDGVHKSLLAEDFESAASFIQTFLQIDSKFKDSSTADQREQLLSYKKQLEGIAKKKLSYAVDQRDHPTILRFIRLYRPLGLEEEGLQIYVQYLRKVISVRSRMEFEQLVELMEQSNNNSNVNFVSCLTNLFKDIVLAIEENNSILSDLCGEDGIVYAICELQEECDSRGSVILKKYMEYRKLAKLTSEINSYKNSLLSAGVEGPEPREVELYLEEILSLTQLGEDYTDYMVSKIRSLTSVDPELGPRATKAFRSGNFSKVSQDITGYYVILEGFFMVENVRKAIEINEQVLDSLTTSMVDDVFYVLQSCCRRAISTSNINSVIAVLSSAVSLLGGEYCEALQQKMKEPNLGAKLFLGGVGVQKTGTEISTALNNMDVSSEYALKLRHEIEEQCAEAFSAPADRERVKSCLSELNEMSNNFKQALTVGMEQLVSSVTPRIRPVLDNVATISYELSEAEYADNEVNDPWVQRLLHAVETNVAWLQQLMTTNNYDSFVHLVIDFIVKRLEVIMMQKRFSQLGGLQLDRDTRTLVSHFSSITQRTVRDKFSRLTQMATILNLEKVSEILDFWGENSGPMTWRLTPAEVRRVLSLRVDFKAEAIAALKL is encoded by the exons ATGGCATCTACACCGATGAGTGAGGCGGACGCCGACGCTTCTAGCGGCGGCGTCGCCACCATCAATTCGTTGTCAGTAGAATTCGGCACGGCGGAAGCGCTTGAACACGTGCGGAAACTGACGGACGTGGGAGCCATGACGCGTCTCCTTCACCAATGCATTGCCTATCAGCGAGCCCTAGATCTGGAGCTTGAATCTCTACTTTCTCAGCGCTCCGATTTGGATCTCCAGCTCTCGAATCTCCACAAATCGACCGAGGTTTTGGAGATAGTGAAGGCTGACTCTGAGTACATGCTCTCCAACGTCTCCTTCACCTCCGCGCTCGCCGATCAGGTGTCCGCCAAAGTCCGCCAGCTCGACCTCGCTCAATCGAGAGTTCAAGACACGCTCTTCAGAATCGATGCCATCGTCGACCGATCCAACTGCCTGGACGGCGTTCACAAATCTCTCCTCGCCGAGGATTTCGAATCCGCGGCATCGTTCATCCAGACATTCCTCCAAATTGATTCCAAATTCAAAGACTCCTCAACCGCGGATCAGCGCGAGCAGCTCCTCTCCTACAAGAAGCAATTGGAAGGCATCGCCAAGAAGAAGCTTTCCTATGCGGTAGATCAACGGGATCATCCCACTATTCTCCGCTTTATCAGGCTCTACAGGCCTCTCGGTCTCGAAGAGGAAGGCTTACAGATTTATGTTCAATACCTGAGAAAGGTAATTTCCGTGAGATCGAGAATGGAATTTGAGCAATTGGTTGAACTTATGGAGCAATCGAATAATAACAGTAACGTGAATTTCGTTTCTTGTTTGACGAATTTGTTTAAAGACATTGTGTTGGCTATTGAGGAAAATAATTCAATTTTGAGTGATTTGTGTGGTGAGGATGGTATTGTTTATGCCATTTGCGAGCTCCAGGAGGAATGTGATTCGCGGGGTTCTGTCATTTTGAAGAAGTATATGGAGTATAGGAAATTGGCCAAATTGACATCTGAGATTAATTCATATAAGAACAGTTTGCTCTCTGCTGGGGTGGAAGGGCCAGAACCTAGAGAAGTTGAGCTGTACCTGGAAGAGATACTGTCATTGACCCAATTGGGTGAAGATTACACAGATTACATGGTTTCAAAAATAAGGAGTTTGACCTCTGTGGATCCAGAGTTAGGACCTCGAGCTACAAAAGCTTTTAGGAGTGGGAATTTCAGTAAAGTTTCGCAGGACATAACTGGTTATTATGTGATCCTGGAAGGATTCTTTATGGTGGAGAATGTGAGGAAAGCAATTGAAATCAATGAGCAGGTGCTCGATAGTCTTACCACATCTATGGTCGATGATGTGTTTTATGTGCTGCAGAGTTGCTGCCGAAGGGCTATTTCTACCTCCAATATTAACTCAGTGATTGCCGTGCTGAGCAGTGCTGTGAGTTTACTTGGGGGCGAATATTGTGAGGCCTTGCAACAAAAGATGAAGGAGCCTAATCTTGGGGCAAAGCTTTTTTTGGGTGGTGTTGGAGTGCAGAAGACAGGAACAGAGATTTCCACTGCCTTGAACAACATGGATGTCAGTAGTGAGTATGCCTTGAAACTTCGCCACGAGATCGAAGAGCAATGCGCTGAG GCATTCTCTGCACCTGCAGATAGAGAGAGAGTTAAATCTTGCTTATCTGAATTAAATGAAATGAGCAACAATTTCAAGCAGGCGCTTACGGTAGGAATGGAGCAACTTGTGTCATCCGTGACACCCCGAATCAGGCCAGTATTAGACAATGTGGCAACAATTAGCTATGAGCTTTCCGAGGCAGAATATGCTGACAACGAGGTGAACGATCCCTGGGTGCAAAGGCTTCTACATGCTGTTGAAACCAACGTGGCATGGCTTCAGCAATTGATGACGACCAACAATTATGACTCGTTTGTACATCTTGTCATCGACTTCATTGTGAAAAGGCTCGAAGTCATCATGATGCAAAAACGATTCAGTCAACTAGGTGGCCTTCAGCTCGATAGAGATACCAGGACCCTAGTCAGTCATTTCTCGAGTATAACCCAGAGGACTGTTCGAGACAAGTTTTCTCGTCTCACGCAGATGGCTACCATCCTAAACTTGGAAAAGGTCTCCGAGATTCTGGATTTCTGGGGAGAGAACTCAGGTCCCATGACCTGGAGACTGACTCCGGCCGAGGTTAGACGAGTATTGAGTCTAAGAGTGGATTTCAAAGCTGAAGCCATAGCAGCTCTCAAATTGTAG